In the genome of Lactuca sativa cultivar Salinas chromosome 3, Lsat_Salinas_v11, whole genome shotgun sequence, the window TGTGTAAATACCAACCCGAGTAGCTagctctatcacgctgcattcccggctcactcctcccagtctgaaagcaaaggctgtcctgtcatcgagtggcttcctaggatcataggaaactgtagcgtagaactccagcaaaaactcccgatacacaggctcctggatcgtgaacaaacgcgcccatccctgacacacaaacaattccacaccactcgcgtccgagtgtgtgtattgcaaaaattcctggatcaatgcaacaagtccagtcctggtagccaattcccaatcaaatgagggtgcaatgtcaatctcctttgtgagaagcaagctcaagctggtgacataacgcgcccgggtagcatcgttcagcgtttgcggaaattgtaaaaagcgatgatcggtcacatcctcgggagggttggttctttgtatccttcgagccataatctgcacatataaacacaaaacacaaaaccaaaccaaatatcacagcattaatagatttttaaaccaaaaaaaaatggaGCTGGATAAGGgcaatacgctgggcgtacgttcagcgtacgctgggcgtacttccagATGCACGAATCTGTGTTGGTTCCTTTTTGCGTGTTCCCTAATCATATTCAAACTTAAAAATCAACACAGCAGGGGCAACAGAATTTTAAAATGTCGTGGTCCACAGGCTGTAAGATAGAATCGGGACCATCTTTAGAATTCCATTCCCATAATCTCGTAACTATTTAGAATTAACAACCACTTAATCAGGGAAACTGCATAAAGTAGTCaaagaactcgaaatcagccaagAACTCGAAGTTAGCAGGTTATGCATGGCGTCGTCCCTGAGGTCAAATCGATGGTTGTGGGACGGGATTAAGACGAAATTAAGCTCGAGGGTTTAATGTATTAAACGAAATCGGTCCATTCAAGCCCTATTCAACACATACATTTGCAAAATCGGCCCTAATTCGAAAAATatataaaccctagattttaagcAAAAGCTAAATGCAGCTTATTCCTTTGAATTAAACACAAATCCAAGCTATTGAGTATCCTAAATACTTACTTGTGTGGTGGATTTAACAAGAAAGGAAGCACAATCGAAAATGTTTAGGAGCTCTTGGCCGTCACAGTTCGTGTGCGAGAGAGGAGATgtgaaaagaataaagaagaagtCAATGGGTCAAGAGATATACCTGGCCGctgatgtacgctgggcgtaacacaagggtacgcggggcgtacctcaacCCCCCTGAAATATTCATTCGCGAACCGGGTgttgaattacgctgggcgtaatgtaacttacgcggggcgtacgtttaATTTTCTTCCTTCCTTTTTTAATTTAACttccttttcttttaattatttaattaagggacttaaaacttatttatttatattttttttttaatttcttcagctaatgatgacttcacgatgagtgataaaaaaaattaaaaatgtgaGACATCATAACCACTTATCTTTGTCGAGATCAAACGACAAcggttgatcaaaaacctttgcatgcaagaattggttaCGAAAATACCcgctttcgggacccgttagaatatttcccttgttttccttgcacctttaactaaaagcggaacaagaagtgacctaactagtcaagaacagcaagagctcggtcttccacttaaccaccacaatacgccttgctatactacgcctcatggattgagtaggacaaatcaacaaagtagtaggctaagcaggtcaagaattccctagtcgctttcattcccgaaacccatgccaaaagtaaagtcaagcaatgtgtacaatcccaaattcctgcaaaataaaaacaagaaccttcccgacaagtgaaatgatatcatcgaaaatcaaactaaaaattaaaactaactaaaaactaactaaaaacaaataacaaataatcaaataaaataaattaatgacaagccgttccccggcaacggcgccaaaaacttgatgtgcacaaaagtacccactaattttaatatttataacctaacaaacttagactatctatgcacttataggcagtgtacctagtcagattatagtatagcttaggtaagtcgggtgtcgatcacagggaacggtggattaacttaatatatttgattataggttacaagttacacgaaaataataaaatggtttaataaatcaattaacaactctcgataaactaacaggaaagcacatctcttcaggtacttgggtttagataaattacaccttaaaacatagacaattgcatacacaaattcatttattcaatgttcaccgattcctaaaatgattagattcgcgttcactataactaatcctttagcaaacaagtcaattcaaacagtgatcagttgattaaactaacatgcttcctagtgttcagttcgtatcaagcaagacttgtaaatatagttaatcaatgtagacatttaatcaacctcttgttgatggtcatcaaacaaggctcacacattaacttacttattctcaagttaatcctagtttcacattcgttatttctagtcttataatctcgatggtcatcaaaaatcataagagacaagcaaatcaagcagatgttcaagcaactcaattcacttaacaattaacagaaaataatcatcattaacacatgaggatctttaaacaagcttggcaagataaattaaacacaaataaactatttaatatagcaattagtctaataatcaaagcttcattcaatcataaacacaaagtaaaaggtttttacacctaaatcagaaactaaatacagaaaagtaccaccatagaatgctaaacatggtcacgtcagcaaaccatatgataatcaacgtgtatccgctctccaatccttccgatctccgctcccgttagcttaacggccttccggccgccttctagaccctcaaaatggcttaacagaagttaattgtcgactaaattaggttagaagtcgaatcctccctcctggttagctaaaaatcgatatttataatctttgtggccgacctaagtacgctgggcgtacttaggattacgcagcgcgtactcaagataatcacgcgatcaagtctatccggtgcaaaggtgtacgcggcgcgtactatttccttacgcggggcgtactcactttttcagcaattttgatttcttttagcttctaagcccggttcccgattcagtcttttcttttgcgcTTCATCGgcaacaaatagctgcaaaacatagttcaaagcattatgagtactttttagttctaaaatagaataaataaggccaaaatattaagataaagtgtataaaaatatatataaaaatacacatatcaatgacagatcagtagttataaataactgttgtaaggtctattttatattgtttatgcttttggtctgtattggaacatgatattccgagattttattatttaatgaaaagtacattctctttgagaaatgttttgataaagttttatcatatcttgtttgggaacaaattccgcaactgttttctttaaaatattCCTATGAtctataaaacaaagcataaacaaatcggtcttttctggccatgaaaaaagGGGATGTCACACAGCTCTTTGAGATCCTTCCAATCTCTTCAAAGAATTTCAAAAATCTGATTATATCATCTTTTATGATCTCCCACTTGGATTTTAGAAGCTTGAATGTAAATCCATCCGGTCCCGGCGCTTTCTCACTTCCACATTCGAAAACCGCAACTTTTATTTCATCTACACCAAAATTTCTTTCTAAAAATTGGCCCCCGTCAGTGGTTAGTTTCTTGAATATACTATTAATGAACTTGGGGCGATTCGGCCAGGGCTCGTGGAATTTCAAACTAAAAAAGTTGTGCACTTCTTCTTTAATCATGGCAGGATCGGTATTCCAAGCACCATTGATGGTTAACCCATTAATTTTGTTTTTATGGTGGTTATTCTTAAGAATTTTGTGAAAGAAGCGTGACTTTTCGTCTCCATCGACTAGCCATTTAATCCTGGACTTTTGCTGAAAATCCTTTTTTTTAACTTTGTGATCTCCCTTAATCTTTGTTTTCCCATTTTGTAAGTTGCCATCTCTTGATCAGTCAAGATTTGTGATTCAGCTTCCAAATCAAGTCTATTTATTTCCTTTTTAAGAGTATCCAATCCCAGATTCTCCTTGTTTGATTCAATTGCTCTCCAAGTTTTGATTGCAACTTTAAGGTGTTTAAGTTTTACAAGGAGTAACATATTCGACATGCCATATCCAGAGAATGACGACCAAGCTTTGGTTGAAGATCTAGTCAAATTTGTTATTGAGCATCCAGGAGTTGAAAAAGCGAAAAAGAGGGGGCCCGAAATCTGTTTGAGAACTGGAGAGGATGATGGGTGAGTGATCAGAGAACTCATAGGGAAAAGCTTTGACAGATGAATGAGGTTGAGCAGTTAAGAAGTTAGAACACACCAAAAATCTGTCTAATTTGCTCAATTTTAGATCATCATCTCTCATGTAGGTAAATCGCCTTCCACCCATACTTAGATCCGTTAGGCCAGCTTCATGAATGAAGTTATTGAAACACATAGCACTGTATATGCAAAATTGGGAGTTTACCCTTTCGGAAGGCCATCGGACCACATTAAAATCTCCACATAATATCCATGTCCCCTATTTTGATCTTCTCAGCTCCAACAGTTCATCCCATAAAAGTTTTTTCTCTGAGACAGCTTGCGGTGCGTAAACATTTACAATAGTTGTTTCACCATCAATCCTCCTACAGAAGCCGCTGACAGCAATGAAAAATCTAGATTTTATGGAGGATATTTTGGAGAATAAGTGTTTATCCCAAATGCTTAATAAACCACCTGATATACCAGTGGAGTTAACCCCTTCAATATCAAAATCAGAATTTCCCCAATAAGCGTGAAAGTTGATTAGCGTGAATGTCCATTATGAGTGAATTTTAGAGTTCTGACCCAATCTATTTTGTAATCCTCTCCGACCCCCCTGATGTCGAGTGAAAGGATCTTCATTGGGCTCCATTTTGAACACCATCGCCTGCCGCAACCAAAGATTCTTTAAGGATTTCATTATCATCATCGATCTGGAAACCCAATTGAACCCCAAATCTGGCCGTTTTTATAACTTCTGGAGTGGAGATGGAGGATTGGGAGCAAGAACTGTTTGTACCTTGAATGATAGCCCCCTCCGGTTGGACGATCGATATGTTAAGGTCAATGGAGGACTCCGACGAAGCAACATCGGTTCCTGCAAGGGcctgagaaataggagtaaggaTCGGATATGATGAGTCTCGGCGAGCACCGTATATAATTCTTCTCCTTTTATATGAAACTTCCCCAGCGGTGTAATCATTTGATCGTTCTGGATTGGAAGGAGTCAATCCAAAGAGATTTGGGCCACTATTGGGAGCACATTTTGGAAGCCCATTAGGTCTACAACAGTCCATCTGCCTAAGGTTAGGGGGTTGAAGAGGAGCGTTGACCTCATTGATCATCTGCACTTCATGAGGTTCATTGATGGCGTGTACGGGAAGAGCAAGCGATCCATTTCTTGTCGATTCATTCACCCTCTCGCCGGATTTCGTAATCGGCACCGACTTCACGACGACGTATTCATCTACGTTCTCAGGTTGATTCACCGAGATGAATTCTCCATCTTCTAGATCGTCATCACCAACCTGCTTTGGCAGCCATGTTTCTGTGATCCCATCatcttcatctccatcttcatcatCAGAACTGTCTGAAATCGATGAAACCTCATCATGCTCAATACAAAAGGGGTGCCATATCTCGTCATATTCCAGCACGCCCACATCGTAAGAACGACCCCCGACGACTATGGTAATCTCGTCATTGATTTTCTTTCTGGAGGCGGTCAATATACATATTTTGATGCTAGATTTGTCGGCAGATTCCCATAAGTTCGTAGAAGTCTCCAAAGTTTTTCCAAATTGATTCCCAAATTTTGTGAGATTCTCAGAACTCCATAGATACAAAGGTAATCCCACAATCTTGAGCCACATAAGTCTCTCAAACCTGATTTTGTCAAACCCCTTTGGCGTTATCCACTTAAACCATTCCCCCATACACCACTCTCCTTGAAAAGTTCATTGGTTTTGGTCGAAGATTGACACTACAACATGACTATCAGACCACCGAGATAGTATACCTTTATATCTTCCATTCCATAAGCATCAAGGATCAATGGTAGATTTCGGAGATGTTCAATACTGTGTACTTCACCAACCAAGGCTTTTTTGGAAAATCGATCTGTACCAGCAGCTTGTGCATCCAAATGTATGACGGTGTTGTTTTTCTCCCCTTTGACAACGTCAACGAACGACCTGCGTTTGTTAATCCAACCCTTATCCGGTTTGCTAATGGAGTGCCGTACTTGTGTTCTACTGGAGTCATTGGAAGCAAATTCCATTTTAGAGTTGCGCATATATCTGTCCACATTGCACTTAAGGATACTGTTATTGTACATCACAGATCCAAGATTTCTTTCGAGGGCTATGGTATCTCCTACCCCTTTGAACCTGATAAACGCAAAATTGGAACCACTAGCATCCTTCTTTTTTGCTAGATAAACATCTACCACCTCGCCATACTTTGTGAATACCTCTCTCAGTTCATTACAGATTAATTGCCCCCTTTGGAATATTCGTTAGTCGTAATCCTGTGGCTTGCCGGATGATTTTGTCGTCGGACTTCCGTCCGTTCCCCTATGTTGTTTTCACGACTTTTCATCTTTTCAATTGATTTATCACACACCTCGGAAAATTAGATCCAATATTTTGTTGTCCTAATAATCAGGATACACAATCAAGAACTTTCATTCACTTTATTTGAATATAAGTATAACGATTTCAGATTCGTTTTTTATACTTCTTTATAATAACAAACGATACGAGGCGAACCTTGATTTCATCACCCATAATTCTTTGTAATATTACTTCATATAATTTAATAATGTTACTTGTTCTTgggttgtttttgttaaattgttatgAAAAAGCATATCActattaaattatttttaaaagaatTGATGTTCTCTATAAACCGAACACCAAACCCTTTGAGCTGTTGCGTTTAAAACCCTTGTTTCTCTCGCACAAGCTCACTCTCTACCATCAATGGCTTCTTATCTCCCGCACCCTTCAACAAGCTTGACAATCTCCCACAAAAAATCCGGTTTTAGACACTCAAACCTTCAAACAACCCTATTATTCATCGAAAACAATCAAATCAATTCCATTTCAAAACCATATCTAACCTATAAAACCTCGTCTCATCTCAATTTTCGCCTAAACCCTTGTTGCACAGCAACAAAATCTTCAACGTCATCGTCAACAACAAACGTGTTTCTCGAAAAACTTGAAAAAGACGACAATTTACCGGTGGTTGAAGACTCCCCAGTGAAATTCTTATTTTGGGCATTGTTATGGGCATCTTTTTCGGTAGCTTTATATGCATTTTCTCCTGCGGATGCTAAAGCGCAAGAAGCACATGCGGCTGTGCAGTCCATTAAAGCTTCGAGCTTCGGATTGAAGTTCGCTAATTTCTTGAGAGGGTCGGGTTGGCCCGATGAAGCTGTGGTGTTTGCTTTAGCTACACTCCCAGTGATCGAGCTCCGTGGTGCTATTCCTGTTGGGTATTGGTTACAACTCAAGCCTGTTCTTCTCACCGTTTTATCTGTTCTTGGGTTAGTCCACTTCCCTAACATTGTTTTCATCAGTTCACTGTCAATCTGTTTATATTATTCatgtttacttgttttttttttttttttttttaatttggggTTTAATCATGTGCTTGATTAAATTGGCGAAGGTATCAATATTGCATTTAAAATAAGTTATAAGTAATGATTCTATGTCTCAAACAAATTGTTCTTTAGGGATTTAAAGGACGAATGAAGATTTGATTGCCATTTCATTGGTTTACTATCAATTCTGGTCATATATCTTCTAGTGATTTTATTGTTTTGGTTGTTTATAAGCGTTTCTTCTTGCTTCCCGAAATTAGAGATAAAGTTGTAACTTTTCCGATGAAAACTAAATAAGGTTTGGGGATTTATAGGAAGAAATGAAGACATGGAATACAACCTTTCACCTAATTTTTCTTGTCACATATCAAAGTTGAAAGTATGGGTAGATAAAGGGAAATGTGTCGATGCCAAAAAAGGAGTATCCTGCTGTCTTAAAAGACATTTAAGTTCCTTAACTTGCTAGTTTAGTCTCATGCTCCAAATTCGGCTTAATGGGTTTTTATGTATTTGTTGATCCCGGAGTTGGACTTTGGAAGTTTAAGTGGGTCCTAAGTTCCTAAGTGAAGAGACAAGACCTAATTTGTTGTAAAAATCCTGACTAGTCCTTGATTAGGATGTTTTCTACCATTGATTTCATGAGGGATTGGTTGTGGTATCATCATTGGTTGAAGCCCAATGCTATATCTATAATCGTTAGCTTCAAACTATAGTGCCATAGTGTAGGCTTGTGCTTGATACTTATCTATTTGGTTCTTTTTATTGACAATTTGGGAATGGAGATTAGTTTACTTTCCAAGTGAGGCCTCGTGTCACGTCGGAAGAAATATTCTTTTTGGATCAATACGTGTTTAGTACCTTTTAGGATTTATTTCCTGATGGTGGTGCCCATGTGCCTAAATCGCGCGCACGACTTACTTACAAGGTGGGGTACCATATTTAAGGGGAGGAGTTCATAAAGTATATATCCTTGTTGTTGTTGCCACTAGAATAAGTAGAGTATAGAATCTAAGTAATGGTATGCCACAACTATATATAGATATTGGTTTTAAAAAGCATGATGCACTAAGGGTCCCAGGGGTCGATGCACAATGCGTTCTCTTTCCAAGTTCCTTGACCATTTCATCAAGAAAACCGAACAACAAGTTTTTCTTAAACATCCATGGACTTAACCAACACATAACCCTTTGGAGAGTTAACGAAAAAGTTTATAATATCTTTGTGAGCCTATTCTTTCTTTTGTTTGTTTATCTATTGTTGAATGATATTATTAAGCAAAGGAACTCTTAGCTCATACATGCTAGGTGGTTTCATTCCCAGGCCTAATTGTCCAATTGTTTCTACCATTATATTAAAACTATCATACGTAACAACATTAAAAATAATACCTACATTGAAAATTTACATGGACACATGGTTAATAAAGACATTTAATAGAGTATCAAAACTATTGTATTCGACAACAATATAACGTCAAACTATCTTGCTATTTCACTACTTGATTGTTGTCTTCCTCCTTTCCTACCATTTCTTCCCTTGATTAAACCTTCATAATTAGGAGTAAAGTGCATATCAGTGGGACCTTTTTGTTTGGGGGGTGATTTGCTACTACATATCACAAACAATTAAAACCCAACAAACTAAACATTATCCTCATTCTACACATAAAGATGTTATTAGCTTGAATTTTGTTTACAAGATTTTTGTTGATGACAAATGACATTTAACACCTATGATTTTAACCTCTCAGGAACATGGTACCTGTGCCTTTGATCATACTCTACTTAAAACCACTAGCAACATTCCTAGCTGGAACAAGTAAACCAGCAGCTCAATTCCTAGACCTTTTATTCAAAAAAGCAAAACAAAAAGCGGGACCCGTTGAAGAGTTCCAATGGTTAGGTCTAATGCTGTTTGTAGCAGTGCCATTTCCAGGCACTGGTGCATGGACTGGAGCCATCATAGCTTCCATCCTTGATATCCCTTTTTGGTCTGCCATTTCTGCAAACTTTTGTGGGGTTGTTTTGGCTAGTCTTTTGGTCAACATGTTGGTCAACATTGGCCTCAAGTATGCCATTGTTGCTTGTATCTTCATGTTCATTGCATCCGGATTCATGTGGAGTGCTCTTCGTGTTTTGAAACAGCGTCTCGGGTCTTCGTCTTCATCCTGTTGATTTTGAGATTGTTGATGAATAATTTGATATATGCTAATTTGAttctttgattttggttttacatTTTTGTAAATTGTTCGATCGTGTTGTATTATTTTATACAATCGATTGATGCGTAACTTTGGAAATTTAAAGTTATGCGTACTTGAAGCGATAGATCGAGAGTTGATTAAATGGGCCATTGTTATATCGAGTTGATCTATTggcttttttatgtttttattttcgtTATGTAGAGTTTGATTTATCGGcgtccttatttatttatttttagagtaacttacacgaatggtccttatggtttggggtaatttatgAGCTTGGttcctaatttatttttt includes:
- the LOC111891362 gene encoding uncharacterized protein LOC111891362, whose translation is MASYLPHPSTSLTISHKKSGFRHSNLQTTLLFIENNQINSISKPYLTYKTSSHLNFRLNPCCTATKSSTSSSTTNVFLEKLEKDDNLPVVEDSPVKFLFWALLWASFSVALYAFSPADAKAQEAHAAVQSIKASSFGLKFANFLRGSGWPDEAVVFALATLPVIELRGAIPVGYWLQLKPVLLTVLSVLGNMVPVPLIILYLKPLATFLAGTSKPAAQFLDLLFKKAKQKAGPVEEFQWLGLMLFVAVPFPGTGAWTGAIIASILDIPFWSAISANFCGVVLASLLVNMLVNIGLKYAIVACIFMFIASGFMWSALRVLKQRLGSSSSSC